A window of Methanobrevibacter sp. genomic DNA:
TAAAATAACCATAAAATTATCTAATGTAATAATATTATATTAACTAATATTTAAATGTTTGCTTAAAATTAGTAATTTTAAGAAAAAACAAATTTTTAACCATGAAAAATAAAAATTTTGATGAAATAAAACTATTTCCTATAAACCTTTTATGTCATATGCTAATCTCATCAAAAAATATTATATAATATCCAACTAATCGAGAGTTGGATAATTAGGACTTTCATTAGTAATCAGCAAATCATGAGGGTGGGATTCTTTAATTCCACTACTTGTAATTCTAACAAAATTTGCTTTTTCCTGCATGGCTGCAATATCTTTTGCACCGCAATATCCCATGGAAGATTTCAATCCTCCAACTAACTGGAACAGAATTTCAGAAACAGTTCCTTTATACGGCACTGCACCTTCAATTCCTTCAGGGACATATTTAGTGTGGTTCATTTTACTTTTTTGACCTTGGAAGTATCTGTCTGCTCCTCCGTCATATTCACTGGTCATTGCACCCATTGAACCCATACCACGATATTTTTTATATTGTTTGCCGTTCATGACAACAATCTCACCAGGAGCTTCATAGGAAGCTGCAAGCAAATTACCGAGCATTACCGCATCTGCACCTGCACCAATAGCTTTAGCAACATCACCAGAGTATCTTATACCACCATCCGCAATTACAGGAGTTCCTGACTCTGCAGCTGCATCAGCAACATCGGAAATTGCAGTCAATTGAGGTACCCCAACACCTGCTACGATACGAGTAGTACACATTGAACCAGGACCAATACCTACTTTAAGGGCATCTACACCCATAGATATTAAATCTTCCGCAGCTTCGGCAGTAGCAATGTTACCTACGCATAATTCCGCATCAATATTATCCTTAATGGTTTCAGTGAATTTAACAACATTCATATTGTGAGCATGAGCGCAGTCAATAGAAATAATATCTGCTCCAGCCTGATCAAGTGCCATTGCCCTGTCCAAATCAAATGGTCCGCAAGCAGCAGCTACAAGGAAGTTGCCATCTTTGTCACGGGCAGCATTCGGATATTGTGACCTGTTTAAAATATCCTTAATAGTGAGAATTCCAACCAGTTTGCCGTCACGAACAACCGGAAGCCTTTCAATTTTGTTTTCATATGCAATGTTCAATGCTTCTTCAGCAGAAATTCCTTCCTCAACAGTTACAACATCAGAAGTCATAATATCCTTTACAGTTTTATGAGGTTCTGATTTTAAAACTGGTCTGATATCTCTTTTTGAGATAATACCAATGATTTCATCACCATCAACAACCGGAAGACCGCTGATTAGTTCATCCTGCATTTTTGCCTGAACATCAGCAATAGTGGACTCCTGTGTGATGGTTATAACATCACGAATTGTTAAGTCTTCAGCATCTTTAACTATTTTAACTTCAGCAACCTGTCTTTCCTGAGTGATGTTTCTGTGAATTACACCTATTCCACCTTCCTGTGCCATAGCTATTGCAAGATCTGCTTCGGTTACAGTATCCATAGCTGCACTTAAAACCGGAATATTTAATTTAATTCCTTTACCTAATTCAATTTTTGTATCAATGTCTTTCGGTTCAACATAACTTGCATTAGGAGTTAAAAGAAAATCATCGAAAGTATAAGACATCCTTGCTTCTTGAACTTTTTTAGAAAATGACATTATTAACACCTATTTAAAATGAATCACATAATTCCTTAAGTTCGGCAACAGCAGTATGATGTATTTTACCG
This region includes:
- the guaB gene encoding IMP dehydrogenase is translated as MSFSKKVQEARMSYTFDDFLLTPNASYVEPKDIDTKIELGKGIKLNIPVLSAAMDTVTEADLAIAMAQEGGIGVIHRNITQERQVAEVKIVKDAEDLTIRDVITITQESTIADVQAKMQDELISGLPVVDGDEIIGIISKRDIRPVLKSEPHKTVKDIMTSDVVTVEEGISAEEALNIAYENKIERLPVVRDGKLVGILTIKDILNRSQYPNAARDKDGNFLVAAACGPFDLDRAMALDQAGADIISIDCAHAHNMNVVKFTETIKDNIDAELCVGNIATAEAAEDLISMGVDALKVGIGPGSMCTTRIVAGVGVPQLTAISDVADAAAESGTPVIADGGIRYSGDVAKAIGAGADAVMLGNLLAASYEAPGEIVVMNGKQYKKYRGMGSMGAMTSEYDGGADRYFQGQKSKMNHTKYVPEGIEGAVPYKGTVSEILFQLVGGLKSSMGYCGAKDIAAMQEKANFVRITSSGIKESHPHDLLITNESPNYPTLD